Genomic DNA from Equus caballus isolate H_3958 breed thoroughbred chromosome 10, TB-T2T, whole genome shotgun sequence:
CTCTCACAGCTCTTTCAGCCCCTTGGCCTTGAACTGCTCGGCACCCCCAAGCCCTGAGGCTCAAAAGCTCCTAGGGGTTGGGAGACCAGCTTGGCGAGTTTATAGGGTCATATGGTTTGCCCTCCGGGCAGTGTGGGGGTTCTGATCCGGGCCTCCCTGGGCAGCCCGCTGTCCCtggctttctccatctccctGTCTGCCCCACAGCGCTGATCCCCTCTCTCCTACTCTCCTTCTTGAGGAGGTAGAAGCGGTGCTTTGAGGCAGAGTAGGTATGGGGACCCGGCGGCGCCAGGGCGGCCCCACCTACCCAGACCACCCCCTCCACAGGCATGGCACAGGCCCTCGGCCCTGACACCCCGTTCACGGCCATCGCGGGCAGCGAGATCTTCTCCCTGGAGATGAGCAAGACAGAGGCGCTGACGCAGGCCTTCAGGCGGTCCATCGGAGTCCGCATCAAGTGAGTGCGGGAGCGGGTTGGTGCCAGCTGCCAGCAGCCTTGGGACCCCCTGCCCTGGCCGGCTTGTCCAGTGCCCAAGGGCTCATGGGACTTAGCGATTCCCCAGGGCCCGGACATCGGGTTCTGtcctcagctctgctctctgaCCAGGGAGGAGACCGAGATCATCGaaggggaggtggtggagatccAGATCGATCGACCAGCGACAGGGACGGTGAGTCTGCTCCCGAGTCTAGGCCGCCTCTGcggctggagggtgggggtgtCGGGTCCACGCTGAGGTGAGAATCCCATGGAATATTCAAACTGCAGATTGGAGCCATCTGCGGGCCCACAGCAGGGGGTTTATCCATTTGTGGGAGGCGCTGTGAGCAGTTCAGACCAAGtgatggaggggccggccctgtggcgcagtggttgggtttgcgggTTCCCATCTGTGCACAGACCGAGCAGCCcccgtcaagccatgctgtggcggcatcccacatgaaatagaggaagatgggcacagatgttagctcagcaacaatcttcctccaaaaaacccaaaaaaccaagTAGTGGAATGACAGAGAAGGTCTGGAAGTTTCTCACAGTTAGTTTCTAACAGTCTTTAAAACCTGTTCTGTGGAAGCTGCAGCTTAGTACCGAAAGGCATTTTCCATCCAGCGTATGTGATAGATGTGAATTACGCCCTTTTTATAAGCTAGGAATTTAACCTTTTTGTTGTAAAATGAAACAGAtgcagtcatgtgtcacttaacgaggggggcacattctgagaaatgtgtcatggGGCGCTGCCGTCGTCGTGCGGACATCACGGAGTGTACTTGCCAGACCCAGCTGGGagagcctactgcacacctagccTGTATGGTGCTCATCTTAGGGGACCCCCATTGCGTGTGTGATGCTGTTGACGGAAACAGCATTTTGCGGCACACGACTATAGAAAGAAACGTGAAATACGCATGTGGTCTAAtaaattattgtaaataaatattattattatataaagcGAATGTCCTTATAACCACCATGAAGATAAAAAACTAGAgcaccagccctgatggcctcgtggttaaggTTCGGTGCtgtcccctttggcagcccaggttcgtgtcCTGGTCGCGGAACCGCACCACCTGTCCGTCAGTacccatgctgtggcggtggctgcCGTGAAAgacctagaaggacctacaactagaatatacaactatgtcctggggctttggggaaggaaaaaaagaagaaagagaggaagatcggcaacaggtgttagctcagtgaatctttcccagccaaaaaaataaataaaggaggaaaaagataaaaaactaGAACTTTGCAAGCTCCCCAAGCCCCTTCCTTGTACCTCTTTCTACAACACCCTCAAGTCCCTGCAGAAGTAGCCACCCTTCCCTGGTACCCCTTCTTTTCACGTCATTAGTTTTGTTGGCCACCTGTGCATTCCTAGACACTATACTTTGTActgcctgtttttaaaattccagtctaggggcagcccggtggcatagtggttaagttcacacgctccacttaggcagtctggggttcacaggttcggatcctgggcacagacctagcactgcttgtcagccaggctgtggcggcgtcccacataaaatagaggaagattggcacagacggcagctcagcaacaatcttcctctagcaaaaaggggaagattggcaatagatgttagctcagggccaatattccccaccaaaaaaaaaaaaaaaattcatagtcTAGTTTTCCCTTCACCTCTTCCTTTACCTTATAGCTTATCTGTAggtctctctctttatttttaattgaggtaaaatcaCATAACATCAAACTAGCCATCGTCCATTTTGAAGTAAGCAGTGAGTGGCGTTTAGGACATTCACACGGCTGTGCAACCACCatctctatctagttccagaacatttccatcaccccagaggAAACATGTACCCAGTAGGCAGTCCCCCTCCAtccccctcgccctgccccccccttctgctctctgtctctgtggatttgcctcttTGGCCATTTCGTGTAAATGGAATCCTGCAAAGTGTGACTTTTTGTGTCCGGCTTCTTTGGCCTGGCGTGGTGTCTTCGAGGTTCTTCCCTGTTTGTAGTTCTATCTTAAACATTGAGTCCCAGCCACTAATGAAATGCTGCGTAAAAACTCCACACGCTTGAAGCGCGGGGGATGCCGCGCCGTCACCTTCTGTTTCCGTGTCTTGTGTGGACCCCTCGTCTGTTCCTTTGCTCCTCGTGGTCCGTGGAAATAGATCCAAAGTGCATCATTACATCGCCTTACACCTTTAACACCTGTCAGCAGTCTCTTAAATTAGTCCCGTCTATTGGCAGTTAAATTCCAAATTGTAAAAATATGGTaggagaatatttatttatttatttaagattttgtgtgtttttttcatttttctccccaaagtcccccagtccACAGTTGGACATTTCCAGTTGTgcgtccctctagttgtggcatgtgggacgccgcctcagcgtggcctgatgagtggcaccacgtccgcacccgggatccgaaccggcgaaaccctgggtcaccaaagcccAACATGctagcttaaccactcggccccggggccggcccctgagaatatttaaatagaaaaaacgCTGTTACCAAGAGAGTTCTTTAAATGGGATTTGGATTACAGGAGAAATCCATGGAGACATCCtccctttaaaaatgtgaaaaccagaCTCCCTTTATCTCCCCCCCAGTCCCAGCCCTTTATCCTGCCACCTGTCCCTTTGAAAGGAGCAGTCACTGTGGCAACAGGCCAGGGGAACGGGAGGTGGCTGGGGATGCTGGGAAAAGCCTGGAAGCCGTTGACTCTGCTTGTTTTGGGACAAGGTgtggcatttttgttttcttagctgTGTTTAGCTTAGCTCTGTTTTCTGGGTTTGTGGTCGACAAAAACACCTTTTATTTGGGTCTGAAAAAGGAATGTCTGCGTGTGACCCCTTGGCCGTTTCTTGGGACCTGGGGCCCGTGTTCTTACAGACTTTATCTTTGAGGTCTCTGTGTGTTTACTGGTAGCTTTATTGAGGAGCAGTTGACGTACGAAAAGCCGCAGGCGTGGAAAGTTGACAGGATGTTAAGTTCTGACATTCGTGTTCACCCGGAAGCTTCCCTGGGTCATGACTGTTTTGAAGCTGTGTCAGGGGGACATCAGGGCCCTCTCTAAGCCCCTTGCTTGGCCTGTCACCCCTCCCAGGGCTCCAAGGTGGGCAAGTTGACCCTCAAGACCACGGAGATGGAGACCATCTACGACCTGGGCACCAAGATGATCGAGTCACTGACCAAGGACAAGGTCCAGGCCGGGTGAGCACTGGGGGCCGTACTGGGTAGCCAGGGCGGGGGAGCTCGGCTCCCTCCTTGCCTCActccagccctgggcccctcTGCCCCCCACCAACCCCCCGCAGGGATGTGATCACCATCGACAAAGCGACAGGCAAGATCTCCAAGCTGGGCCGCTCCTTCACCCGCGCTCGTGACTACGATGCCATGGGTTCCCAGGTGGGTCAGGGCTCGGGATCCCCTCGCTCCAGGCACTGGAACGGTCCATGTCCTTCATCACCCCCGTAGCCCACAGAGTCTGGGTCCTCCTGTCAACTCAGTGCCATGTTCCTGCTACTCCTAGTCTTTCTCTGTACCCTCTAGGACAGCCGGGGCCCCTCAACTTGGCCCTTTACCCAGGGTTCCTGAAGTCCTCCAGGAACCCCATATCCTTCAGCTCTTGAATGTTCTGGTCTGGACATTGGGCCCCTCTTGGGCTGGGTTTTCTGGATAACCCCCATCTGGATTCCCAGCTCCATTCCAGGGAGCCCCAGTCTCCCCCAGCTCTTTTGGGCTCCCCCTTCACGCTCTGCTCTGCCCTTGTCTCCACCTCACCTTTGGCCCCATAGACCAAGTTCGTGCAGTGCCCGGATGGAGAGCTCCAGAAACGCAAGGAGGTGGTGCACACCGTGTCCCTGCATGAGATTGACGTCATCAACTCCCGCACCCAGGGCTTCCTGGCCCTCTTCTCGGGTGAGGCCCGTCCATCCCGCCCtgtcccagccccagcctggtgGCTTCCCTGACTCACCGTCTTCCaggccttccctcccctcccccgtccCCAGTACAGGCCTCTGGTGACCGTGCCGTCCCCTTGTGTGCCGTCCTCTGTTCTCCGTCTGTGAGTGTAGGGTCTCCCTCCCCTCTGTTGCTGTCTGAGTCCCTCAGTGGTCTGATGGTCACACATCCCTGCCCTTTCCCTCCTGAGTTCTGTCCCTGTTCCTCCTCCGTGGGGACGTTccagcctccccagccctcctgtcACTTTGCCACTCCAGTCTTGGtctctcttccctctgtccctggCATCCCGTCTTCATCCACCCTCAGGCCCTCGATCCTGGTCTCCTCTCTGACGCCCCCCCATACCACTCCTGCCTCCCGCAGGCGACACAGGGGAGATCAAGTCAGAGGTCCGCGAGCAGATCAATGCCAAGGTGGCCGAGTGGCGGGAGGAGGGCAAGGCAGAGATCATCCCCGGGGTGAGAACCGAGGCATGGCCCGGGGGCGGAGGATGGGGACAGGACAGACGGGCGGGGGGCCACAGGCGGGGGTTTGACACACGCCCCCCTGGCTCCCAGGTGCTGTTTATCGACGAGGTCCACATGCTGGACATTGAGAGTTTCTCCTTCCTCAACCGGGCCCTGGAGAGTGACATGGCGCCTGTCCTCATCATGGCCACCAACCGCGGCATCACCCGGTGAGCCGGCTGCCAGCTCCCTCAAAGGCCTTTGGGGCAAACGGGGTGCTCTGCGCAGCGGGTATAGCCGCAGGGTACATGGGGACGTTTGTTGAGTACCTCGGTAGGAGAGGTATGGGCATAGCTGCTGTAACCCAGACAGGAGGCTGCACTTTCCCCCTAAACAGGGCGGCGGGTGGTACAGGGTGGGCAGGCAGCTCCACTCCACAAGGAGGTGTAGGCACCGTGTTCTTTCTGTTTTGCTGTTCTCGGCTCCCCTAGGGCTGCAGTTCCCAAACTATGTGCCGAGGCACCCCCTGGTGTTACAGAAAGCACACGAGGGAACTGTGGGCTATTTTGAGTTTTGGAGGCACGCACAGTGACATATGTTAGACACCACATAAACCACTACAATTAGGTCACTTGGACATAAGTACTTAATTAACAGAACTCTTAGTGTTTCTTTTGGCCTAAGGATGCCATGGGAAAATTCCTGAGACGTGAAGGGCACAGGTTCCGAGAAAGCTTGGGAACCTCTGCTGTAGGGTGTTGCCAGCACGCCGGGCCCCGTTGTCCCGGCTGGCTCTTTTCCCCGCCTCATCTGCGTTTTGGCCcacagaagggagaaggaagtggaGGCAGGCGGTCCCCCATAGGCTAGGGCCCGGAGGCAGCAGCCAGCGCTTCCACCATCATCCATTGCTCAGCACTTCTGGGCTGCACGGCCGCGCCTGGCTGCGCGGAATGCCCGGGAAGGTCAGTTCCGGTGCTGGAGCCAAGTGCCAGCTGAGACTGGCTGGTGGGGCTGGTTATCGCGGAAGAAGCGGACATGGCTCTGGGTCCACATGCTGGACATCGAGAGCTTCTTCCTCACCTGGGCCCTGGACAGGGACGTGGCGCCTGTCCTCAGGGCAGGCAGCGCTTCCTGGAAGGACTGCTTGGACCCTCAAGAACGGCAGGATACTCCTGCTGTCCCAGGAGGCAGATACTGTCTCCGGAGGCAGATAATGTCCCGGCCCCATTTTACCGATGACGACAGCAAGGCCggtgacttgcccgaggtcacacgtAGAAGGTGGCAGGGCCAGAATTCCATCTCTGAATGACTGAGAATTGGCAGAGACCGGCTGCCAGCGTGTTTGTAGCAGCCACAGAGCAGGGTGTGGGACTGCACACGGGGCCTCCCCTGGGAGAGGCCACAGACCCAGGCGCTCCTCATCCTTGGCAGATTCTGTATTTGCATATCTGCTTACTCGCTAAAATTTACACTCATACATACATCGCTTAACGacgggacacgttctgagaaaagtatcattaggtgatttcgtcgttgtgtgaacatcatagagtgagcttacacaaagctagatggCGCAGCCTGCTGCACAGCTGGGCTGTGTAGTGCTAGTGTTATGGGACcgccattgtatatgcagtctgtgGACTGAAGTGTTATGTGGCGCGTGACTGTAATTGTAACCCCCAAATCGGTGTTCGAGACCGTTTCTTGGTCATTCACGGCTGTGTGCAGAGTGGCAAAAAATTTGAGTCACCTGAAGTGGACACTCCCAACTGAGGTCAAACTAGGCaacgctctgccttcttgtttcagctcttgtgctgtaaacaagtgtccttttcatgatctatttagtgccacatttgTCACTTTGGATgcttttttgttggtgattttgctgtttaaaatggcctctAGCTGTCCAGCGTCAGGAATACTGGGATGTGCGTCACAGAGGAAAGCCGTGTGTTGGACGAGCTTTGTTTGGGCCCCAGTTAGAGTGCTGTTGGCTCTGAGTTCACTGTGAATGAGTCAATACTGGATATTAAATAAGATATCTTCAAACAGAAACACATAAAACCAGGTTATGTTTGTTGGTTGACAAAAATATTGCAACCAAAGTCTCCCAAGACCCTAACCGTGTATTTCCCCAGGAGCTGTGGCTCAGTACTTGCTAATGGAGTGTTGGCCCCCACTTTCTAGAATGTAACTGCCGCGTGTACGAGAACTGACTGTTTCCTAGCGCCtgccatgggcctggccctgtgCCGGGTCAGGTGCAGCAGGGAACAGGGCTGCACGGGCCCCCTGGCTCGTGGAGCTCTATGTCAGGCAGGAGAGTGGGACCTTGAGCCAGTAATCCCCAACATAGACATCTAGCTAAAACCTCATGGCTCTGTGGGGCAGTGACGCAGTCAGGAACGGCTGTGCACACCGCCAGCTGGGAGCTGAAGGTTAAGTGGTATTTGGCCCAGTGAGTGGGCTGTGGTGGGGGTGTGGGGATTTTCCGAGTAGAGGGAATGGAGAGCCGGGTTCAGGGAGTGTCGCCCTGAcagccctcccttccccctcctccccaggatcCGGGGCACCAGCTACCAGAGCCCCCACGGCATCCCCATCGACCTGCTGGACCGCCTGCTCATCGTCTCCACCTCTCCCTACAGCGAGAAGGACACGAAACAGATCCTCCGCATCCGGTGCGGGCAGGGCTGCCTGACGTTCAGGGCGGGACCAGGCTGTGGGCCTGCGAGACGTAGGGCTGGGCTGGGCATCCAAGCTGTGGGCCCTGATCTGGGGTGGGGGCCATGTCGAGAAGGGAGGGGATGTGCCGGTGACTGACCGTGGAGAAAGAGCCCTGGATGGGGGCGGTCAGGAGGCCCAGGTTTTAGGCCCAGCCCATGCCTCAGTGTCCCTTTTTGCTCAGCCTTTTGTGCTTCTGAGGACACAGACTCCAGATGTCCCCCAGGAGGTCCAGCAGCACCCAGGGGGAAGGGCCACGGGGTTGCTGTGGTCGGAAGCCCAGCCCGGCTGAGCTCCCTGACCCTGCCCGCCCGCAGGTgtgaggaggaggatgtggagatgaGCGAGGACGCCTACACAGTGCTGACCCGCATCGGGCTGGAGACCTCGCTGCGCTACGCTATCCAGCTCATCACGGCCGCCAGCCTGGTGTGCCGGAAACGCAAGGTCAGCCGGCTGAGAGCCTGCAGGGGCCAGATGGAGTGAGCGAGTGACCTGCCACGCCAGGGGCTCTCAGTGGCTTGTTGATTGAGTCCTAGAACATGCGTTTTCAAAGGCCGGGAGCTTTGGTCTCAGGTTTCTGTCTGTATCTCCTGGCCTGACACACAGCGCTCGGTAAATACTTGTTCACTGCAAGTTGATGCTAagtccatttgacagatgaggaaactgaggaatggAGAGGTTGGGCCCATAGCCAggaagcaggatttgaacccaggcgaTCTGGCCCCAGAGTCCCCACCCTGACCCCCTTCCCAGGGAGGGGCCCCACTGAGGTCTCTCATCCCCCTTTCAGGGCACAGAGGTGCAGGTCGACGACATCAAGCGAGTCTACTCGCTCTTTCTGGACGAGTCGCGCTCCACGCAGTACATGAAGGAGTACCAGGATGCCTTCCTCTTCAACGAGCTCAGTGAGTGGACCCCGCCGCACCCGCCCCCGAGGGTCGCCCACCCTGCAGAGGTGGCCTGGGGAGCTCAGGCCCTGCCTCTGGCCCTACTGACCACGTGGCCTTCCTTCTTCCCACAGAAGGCGAAACCATGGACACCTCCTGAGCTGACGCCACCCTCGCCCCACATCCCCCGTTTTCTACTAGAGTTCTGACACTGTGACTTTGTATAAAATGGTTCTGAAACTGgacccactgtgtgtgtgtatacacgtgCACACGCACCCTGAGCCCAAAAACAACCCCACAGTGTGTAGTTCAAGAAGTCTTTATTGGGAGGGGATGAGAGGAACGTCTGCTGGCCCCAGGAGTTGGGGTGGATGTGGATGTGAGAGGTTGGGATGGGGGATCCTTAGAGGAAGAGGAGGCCTGGGGGGCACAGGCCAAGGGCTGGTCTCTGAAAACCCCGCAGTCAGTGGTCTTGATCTGGCAGGGCCCGCAGTGACAACTGAGGGCCACGGGGAAGGAGACCATGGGGTCCACACCAGGCGGGCAGCCGGGGAGCCGGATGGAAGCAAAGCGCAGCTCACGGTAGGTGCACACTGGCTGGGGAATGGCCGGCAGGGCAGCTGGCATCACCCGCACCTGGAGAGAGGGGGTGCAGCATGAGCATCTGCCTGGGTTGGGCCCTCCCCTGAGCCCCCCCACTGCCCCTCACAGATCCCAACTCAGGTGTCCAGGGGACCCTCTGTGCTCTCCCTCCCACACACCCAGCTCAGACTCCAGTTCCCCGGCCTCTACCCAGGGGGCAGGCCCCTTGCACCCCCGCTGCCCCCTCCCGTCCTCTGTGGGCCCCCCCTGGGCAGCTCACCATGCTGGGGCAGTAGCCGGCACAGATGCTGGTGGTGAAGGTGATGCAGATGGGGCAGGCCTCCTTCTCAGCAGCCAGAGTGGCGTTGATGGGCCGGCACAGTGGCCGCAGTGGCCCCCTGGATGCCCAGACCCCGCCAACACTCAGCAGCATCCACAGCAGCAGCCCCTGGGACAAGGCCAGTgcctcagggccagcctgagACCTCAGCCCTGGGCCCTCACCCTCCCGTCCCCCAGATACACATTGAGGGACCCAGCTCCTCTGCCTGACATCTTCCATTCAGGGCCCGCCCTCCACTTTGATCCCCCATCCCAATACCCAGGGACCCCCGATACCCCAACACCTCAGATACCCCACTCAGGCCCTGCCCTACCCGCTTCCCTCCTGGCAGGAAGCCTGCTGGCTGTCCACACCTTTGCCAGGTCATAAGACGCTCCCTCTTCGCGCCAACTGGACCCTGGATGGAGTTGCAAGGGGCCCAGGGCCCTACAGCCTTACCTGGAGCGTCTCCATCCTCGGTGCCTCCTCTGCCGTGTTTACTCTGGTCTTACACTACTGATCTTTGCTGGTGCTTACCCTGGTCTTATACTACTGGTCTTATACCCGCAGGCTGTGGGGGAGGCAAGGCCACTGGGCATGCCCGCATGGCAGGGTAACCTGGACACTAATCCCCCCGGGGGCGAGAGGCGGACAAGGTCAGGGAGGTGCAGGAGTGGCTCCCTGGAGCAACCCCTCCCCCCACTCGCTGAGTGGCTAGGCGCCTTAAAGCAGGAGACACCCAGGTGAGACCAACTTCGCAGACTCAGTCCGCAGGGGCTAGAAAGGTCGTGCTGGGGACACATGAAGTAAGGTATAGGAAGCCCTCTGCCGTGCCCCACACCGTGTAGCCGGGCCTGGAGGAACCCAGGGGGAGGCTGGAGCTCGCCCCTCCGACGACCCTCAAATGGAGATGGGCTGAAGCTTCAGGTTCACGCTCCACCAGCCGtgaactgaaagccattcctgtGCCAAAGTCCAACCTTAGGAGGGGCATGGCTTCAATATGGGGTTCTGTGCTCAGAGGCGGGGGGCTGCCTGCACCCAGACGCGCCCCCCCTCCACAAGGGCCTCAGCGGGAGCCCGATCTCCCCCACACTTAGGCCCCCAGAAGCCAGGATGCCGGAGCCGAACTCAGCAGAGTGCGGTTATAGGTTCTTTAACTCTCATTGAGTAAGCTCTCCCGCTCTGCCGCCGACGGCGCGGCCCGCCCGCTGGCCCACCGAGCCGAGCTAGTTTTCCCGGCTCAGCCCAGGCCCCGCAGCGGAGTGGGCGTGCCCGGTCTGCCCCGCCCCCACGTGGTGGGTGGGGCTCCGACCTTTAGCCCCGCCCACCGCGCCCGTGTCGTGGTCTTCTAGGCCCCCGCTCTCCCCGCCCAGGGGGCGTGTCCGGGGCGGGGCTAGCGCGCCCGGCTCAGGCAAGCGCCGGCTTCAAGCTGCCGTAGCGGGAGTTTTCGGTGCGGTAGGCTTGCGGCACGCTGTGGATGCCCGGCACGGGCTTCCAGTGAAGGCCGCCCCACGGCAGCTCCAGCGGGCAGAAACGGTCGAGCCGGCGCAGTGGGTGAAGCGGGGGTCCGTAGGACTCCTGAGCCAGAGGCAACGCTCCGCGGTGCGGCACGGCTGGCGTCACCGGGCGG
This window encodes:
- the RUVBL2 gene encoding ruvB-like 2 isoform X1, with product MATVAATTKVPEIRDVTRIERIGAHSHIRGLGLDDALEPRQASQGMVGQLAARRAAGVVLEMIREGKIAGRAVLIAGQPGTGKTAIAMGMAQALGPDTPFTAIAGSEIFSLEMSKTEALTQAFRRSIGVRIKEETEIIEGEVVEIQIDRPATGTGSKVGKLTLKTTEMETIYDLGTKMIESLTKDKVQAGDVITIDKATGKISKLGRSFTRARDYDAMGSQTKFVQCPDGELQKRKEVVHTVSLHEIDVINSRTQGFLALFSGDTGEIKSEVREQINAKVAEWREEGKAEIIPGVLFIDEVHMLDIESFSFLNRALESDMAPVLIMATNRGITRIRGTSYQSPHGIPIDLLDRLLIVSTSPYSEKDTKQILRIRCEEEDVEMSEDAYTVLTRIGLETSLRYAIQLITAASLVCRKRKGTEVQVDDIKRVYSLFLDESRSTQYMKEYQDAFLFNELKGETMDTS
- the LHB gene encoding lutropin/choriogonadotropin subunit beta isoform X1; translation: MEDVRQRSWVPQCVSGGREGEGPGLRSQAGPEALALSQGLLLWMLLSVGGVWASRGPLRPLCRPINATLAAEKEACPICITFTTSICAGYCPSMVRVMPAALPAIPQPVCTYRELRFASIRLPGCPPGVDPMVSFPVALSCHCGPCQIKTTDCGVFRDQPLACAPQASSSSKDPPSQPLTSTSTPTPGASRRSSHPLPIKTS
- the RUVBL2 gene encoding ruvB-like 2 isoform X2 — translated: MVGQLAARRAAGVVLEMIREGKIAGRAVLIAGQPGTGKTAIAMGMAQALGPDTPFTAIAGSEIFSLEMSKTEALTQAFRRSIGVRIKEETEIIEGEVVEIQIDRPATGTGSKVGKLTLKTTEMETIYDLGTKMIESLTKDKVQAGDVITIDKATGKISKLGRSFTRARDYDAMGSQTKFVQCPDGELQKRKEVVHTVSLHEIDVINSRTQGFLALFSGDTGEIKSEVREQINAKVAEWREEGKAEIIPGVLFIDEVHMLDIESFSFLNRALESDMAPVLIMATNRGITRIRGTSYQSPHGIPIDLLDRLLIVSTSPYSEKDTKQILRIRCEEEDVEMSEDAYTVLTRIGLETSLRYAIQLITAASLVCRKRKGTEVQVDDIKRVYSLFLDESRSTQYMKEYQDAFLFNELKGETMDTS
- the LHB gene encoding lutropin/choriogonadotropin subunit beta precursor; its protein translation is METLQGLLLWMLLSVGGVWASRGPLRPLCRPINATLAAEKEACPICITFTTSICAGYCPSMVRVMPAALPAIPQPVCTYRELRFASIRLPGCPPGVDPMVSFPVALSCHCGPCQIKTTDCGVFRDQPLACAPQASSSSKDPPSQPLTSTSTPTPGASRRSSHPLPIKTS